One Numenius arquata chromosome 13, bNumArq3.hap1.1, whole genome shotgun sequence genomic region harbors:
- the CA5A gene encoding carbonic anhydrase 5A, mitochondrial isoform X2, with amino-acid sequence MLLPLLRRAWVAAASRRGTRRCSLGACCSYRLRDALHPLWQSPLTIPGGTRQSPINIQWRDSVYDPFLKPLKISYDPTTCLHIWNNGYSFLVEFDDSTDKSIIIGGPLENQYRLKQFHFHWGAINEWGSEHTVDSKFYPAELHLVHWNAVVYPTFEEAVMEGNGLAVIGVFLKLGAHHEGLQTLVDALPAVKHKDTVVEFDVFDPSCLIPSCPDYWTYAGSLTTPPLTESVTWIIKKKPIEVDENQLEAFRMLLFTSDGEEEKRMVDNFRPLQPLMNRTVRSSFQSRHLLNTEVQPNDHAEQIRP; translated from the exons atgctgctgccgctgctgcgcCGGGCTTGGGTGGCCGCTGCCTCACGGCGGGGGACACGACGGTGCAGCCTGGGAGCCTGCTGCTCCTACCGCCTGCGAGACGCCC TGCATCCACTTTGGCAGAGTCCGCTTACGATTCCTGGTGGCACCCGACAGTCTCCTATCAATATCCAGTGGAGAGACAGTGTTTACGACCCCTTTCTGAAGCCTCTGAAAATCAGCTACGACCCAACAACATGTCTTCACATCTGGAACAATGGATATTCATTCCTGGTTGAGTTTGATGATTCAACTGATAAATCAA taatcATTGGAGGTCCCTTGGAAAACCAATACAGGCTAAAGCAGTTCCACTTCCATTGGGGAGCCATAAACGAGTGGGGTTCAGAGCACACAGTTGACAGTAAATTTTACCCGGCGGAG TTGCATTTAGTACACTGGAATGCCGTTGTGTACCCAACTTTTGAAGAAGCTGTAATGGAAGGTAACGGCTTGGCTGTCATTGGAGtgtttttaaag CTGGGAGCACATCATGAAGGGCTGCAGACACTGGTTGATGCCTTGCCAGCGGTTAAACACAAG GATACTGTTGTCGAGTTTGATGTCTTTGATCCTTCCTGTTTGATACCTTCATGCCCTGATTATTGGACCTACGCGGGCTCTTTGACTACTCCCCCGCTTACCGAGTCAGTCACGTGGATTATTAAGAAGAAGCCAATAGAGGTTGATGAGAATCAG CTGGAGGCATTTCGGATGCTGCTCTTTACTTCAGAtggtgaagaagaaaagagaatggtAGACAACTTTCGTCCTCTGCAGCCATTAATGAACAGAACCGTCCGTTCATCCTTCCAAAGCAGGCATCTCTTGAATACTGAAGTACAGCCCAATGACCACGCTGAGCAGATCAGGCCGTAG